One Cryptococcus neoformans var. grubii H99 chromosome 3, complete sequence genomic region harbors:
- a CDS encoding actin cross-linking protein, which translates to MWSPQVDMERRASQQSALSPTPPTNKHGRTKSLSAISNFNAAMNINAGGPGGGTPMSPVRMGSPLIGPGGAVEFEWADIQARTFCRWLNKQLESHGLEPMTDVVKDFSSGVKLIQLLEIISEESLGRYVKNPRLRVQKAENAAKALNFIRSKGIKLTNIGPEDIVDGNLKLILGMIWTLILRFTIANITESGLSARDGLLLWCQRKTAGYNPEVDVQNFKGSFADGLALCALIHYHRPELLDYHGLDKNDKRNNTELAFKVAEEKLGIPRLLEVKDLCDVEVPDERSVMTYVAEFFHKFSSEDKAETGARRVEKFAEVMQGVWANKNDFERRLDLLLSALSATEQSWFIAPQPSTYPEAISYLAQFNDYKRTSKREWVKERQELAALYSNIQTKIKTYSLNTWEPSEGARLEDLEKRWAEFLVSETARSRAINASVRDIKETLKKKFARAAEDFIHRLQQIEQAIGALAGPLPQQKQTLSQLSSSIPSLCKLLSTEISDLNNSCLEAKVEENDYTVLTVDDLEYELELAEVGLKKKIAFIDNQLVSAQHTNITPAKLEEFEATFKHFAWEETNTLGMWEMHSALASLGIVYAEEELETIFSELEQHFGAVTYEAWLSLLVNITQDDASSPEQLREAFRGMAGEKPYVTDLDFEYAHLPKETVRFLQEAMPETSELPELEEGTERPANGTTKAYDYNSFLEVAFA; encoded by the exons ATGTGGTCCCCTCAAGTTGACATGGAACGTCGAGCGTCCCAACAATCAGCTCTCTCACCAACCCCTCCAACAAATAAACATGGCCGTACAAAGTCTCTCAGCGCAATATCCAACTTCAATGCCGCGATGAACATCAACGCAGGAGGACCTGGGGGGGGTACACCGATGAGCCCAGTCCGTATGGGCAGTCCTCTGATAGGACCGGGGGGAGCAGTTGAGTTTGAATGGGCGGATATTCAAGCAAG AACTTTTTGTCGATG GCTTAACAAACAGCTGGAAAGTCACGGATTGGAACCGATGACAGATGTTGTCAAAGACTTCTCGAGCGGTGTCAAGCTCATTCAA CTCCTG GAAATCATCTCAGAGGAAAGCTTGGGGCGCTATGTCAAGAACCCGAGGTTACGTGTGCAAAAGGCCGAG AATGCTGCGAAAGCCCTGAACTTTATACGATCGAAAGGAATCAAATTGACGAATATCGGCCCGGAAGATATCGTTGACGGAAATCTGAAGCTTATCCTGGGCATG ATATGGACGCTCATTCTGAGATTCACAATCGCAAACATCAC AGAATCTGGGTTATCGGCAAGGGATGGTCTGCTGCTCTGGTGCCAAAGAAAGACAGCTGGCTATAACCCAGAGGTGGACGTACAAAACTTCAAAGGAAGTTTTGCAGATGGTCTAGCTTT ATGTGCTCTGATTCATTACCACCGTCCGGAGCTACTAGATTATCATGGGTTGGACAAGAACGACAAGCGAAATAACACTGAACTTGCTTTCAAAGTTGCTGAAGAAAAGCTTGGTATCCCT CGTCTGCTTGAAGTGAAGGATTTGTGCGATGTGGAAGTCCCGGACGAAAGATCTGTAATGACTTACGTTGCTGAATTTTTCCACAAGTTCTCGAGCGAAG ACAAAGCCGAAACGGGTGCTAGGCGGGTCGAAAAGTTTGCAGAGGTGATGCAAGGCGTCTG GGCCAATAAAAATGATTTTGAGCGCCGTCTGgacctccttctttcggCGCTTTCTGCCACCGAACAGTCCTGGTTCATCGCGCCTCAACCCTCAACATACCCGGAAGCTATATCATATCTTGCCCAATTCAATGATTACAAACGCACCTCTAAACGGGAATGGGTAAAAGAGCGACAAGAGCTTGCTGCATTGTACAGTAATATCCAGACAAAGATCAAGACGTATTCTTTGAATACTTGGGAACCGAGCGAAGGGGCTAGATTGGAG GACctggagaagaggtgggCAGAGTTTTTGGTGTCGGAAACTGCGAGAAGTCGAGCTATAAACGCCTCCGTAAGAGA TATCAAAGAGACTTTAAAAAAGAAATTTGCGAGAGCGGCAGAGGACTTTATCCATCGCTTACAGCAGATTGAACAGGCGATTGGCGCCTTAGCCGGACCTTTACCA CAACAAAAACAGACTCTTTCTCAACTATCATCCTCCATACCATCCCTTTGCAAACTCTTATCGACAGAAATATCAGATCTCAACAATAGCTGCCTTGAAGCCAAGGTAGAAGAGAATGATTATACTGTTTTGACTGTGGACGATCTTGAGTATGAGCTGGAGCTGGCGGAGGTGGggttgaaaaagaagatcgCGTTCATAGATAACCAA CTGGTATCTGCCCAACACACCAATATTACACCCGCCAAGTTGGAAGAGTTTGAGGCGACGTTCAAGCATTTTGCATGGGAGGAGACAAAT ACCCTTGGGATGTGGGAGATGCATTCAGCATTGGCGAGTTTAGGTATCGTGTACGCT GAGGAAGAACTGGAAACGATTTTCTCCGAGCTAGAACAACATTTTGGCGCTGTCACATACGAAGCATGGCTCAGTCTGCTCGTCAACATTACTCAAGACGATGCGTCCTCCCCTGAGCAACTGCGCGAAGCTTTCAGAGGCATGGCAGGGGAGAAACCATACGTCACTGACCTTGATTTTGAGTATGCGCATTTGCCTAAAGAGACGGTTAGGTTCTTGCAGGAGGCAATGCCAGAAACGTCTGAGCTACCcgagttggaagaagggacggAAAGACCTGCCAATGGTACCACGAAGGCTTATGACT ACAACTCTTTCTTAGAAGTTGCTTTTGCGTAG
- a CDS encoding ADP-ribose pyrophosphatase, whose amino-acid sequence MVSESKSSQKPENLKTEEYKTDAKWLKLEKINWKDQDGKQRVWEVANRANRPKSGVDSVHILALLFHPHKPVSTVIIEQYRPPVASTVIELPAGLIDEGEDPATAALRELHEETGYGSGKSGQGNATVSHVSHVLAKDPGMSGANMHLVIIDVKLGEHDPDPEQHLDQGEHIAKKVIPLKYLSRHLDDYARRGFMVDTILASLAQGWELAHHFDE is encoded by the exons ATGGTATCCGAATCGAAGTCTTCCCAGAAGCCTGAGAACCTTAAGACAGAGGAGTATAAGACAGATGCAAAGTGGCTAAAACTGGAGAAGATCAACTGGAAGGATCAAGACGGAAAGCAG AGAGTATGGGAAGTTGCCAATAGGGCGAATAGGCCCAAGTCAGGAGTCGACT CTGTCCACATTCTTGCTCTTTTATTTCACCCACATAAACCCGTATCTACCGTCATCATTGAGCAGTATCGACCTCCTGTCGCTTCAACGGTCATTG AGCTTCCTGCGGGTCTGAttgatgaaggtgaagacCCTGCTACAGCCGCTCTTCGAGAACTTCACGAAGAAACGGGGTACGGTAGTGGTAAATCTGGTCAAGGCAACGCGACTGTTTCTCATGTTTCCCATGTGCTCGCCAAAGATCCGGG GATGAGCGGTGCAAACATGCATCTGGTAATAATCGATGTCAAGCTTGGAGAGCATGATCCAGACCCCGAACAGCACCTGGACCAA GGCGAGCACATCGCCAAGAAAGTCATCCCTCTGAAGTATTTGTCGAGGCATCTTGATG ACTATGCCAGGAGAGGTTTCATGGTGGACACGATTCTCGCCTCTCTGGCACAGGGATGGGAGCTTGCTCATCATTTCGATGAGTAA
- a CDS encoding cofilin → MSSGVQPTQECLEKFQELKTGKKLTYVIYGLSEDKRSIVVLKTSEDKDFDSFVAELPEKDCRWAVYDFEFTLPGGEGVRNKLCFIVWSPDDASVKNKMIFASSKEAIRRRLDGIHTEIQATDFSEITKDVLFEKATRK, encoded by the exons ATG TCCTCCGGTGTCCAACCT ACCCAAGAATGTCTCGAAAAGTTCCAGGAGCTCAAGACTGGCAAGAAGCTCACCTATGTCATCTATGGTCTCTCTGAGGACAAGCGATCCATCGTCGTTCTCAAGACCTCTGAGGACAAGGACTTTGACAGCTTTGTGGCTGAGCTTCCCGAGAAGGACTGCAGATGGGCTGTGTACGACTTTGAGTTCACTTTGCCCGGTGGTGAAGGCGTGAGGAACAAGCTGTGTTTTATTGTTTG GTCCCCCGATGATGCCTCTGTCAAGAACAAGATGATCTTTGCGTCTTCCAAGGAGGCTATCCGTCGTCGTCTTGATG GTATCCATACCGAGATCCAGGCTACTGACTTCTCCGAAATCACCAAGGATGTCC TCTTCGAAAAGGCCACCCGAAAGTAA
- a CDS encoding PX domain-containing protein, which produces MSDSSSPPEIPYKAYVPRRQRSIRPDRPLPPPPPEEDVPAVNAFERIQGYTSPPSPPPPVSPIKLVEKQLPSPPSTAPLEHADQQRQRASSSSSATVPPPNSAPLADSARHSKAQTQTSAAHLHPYHSTLPTSSDPPTVLTPLRAHYLKKTLVSLQVSHELALITDPVLGANALGLLGDPFVLPPQARQEALQRVSEIARAEGQVGDLPFLRFMFHQFLLPFPFLTAAPPTFWSAKVQPFLSSFLSTTGISAHATQTEQEREVVESLMSKDELKEVQERRKLWVKVEKHLALMFGLGIKLTNGEEVVRIGQAELKRLEALQEERKRKWMEKHGGRQPGEAHATGFEVNVIGVRLVMEKGRVRNRSHEEFIIRTSRHGVSDVFVSRRYGDFRRLAEELRLAFPDSMIPFPPPKDKSTTAAPPPATASATYGTYNPLRAIYGSGAQPTPADSTSSLQDHPDSPPTSTTSGTPLSREKNRLTLRAYLNSLLTLPYVIESPILRSFLLSAPTALTPPEAVDCQRRLEADAVREEGRRRFRLEAEKRIEALREGLATFKGDVLSKEGGLKNVFEVVKRVEKVEDLPEAEASVLEWGRISFAATIFQLFVASDTASDTLASLKRLHGLMPYFMLKGILKISNPMAMIRGVLDLFLARPFGGQSLIQRMFSSSLSEDLRMLEEDIEVVQDKIDDPVLCQKVEQYAKAPFEIQEMFRKDAASEGLDLLIIILRSPDVPSLSRPQFQRVVKATRAYREYKSSLADMSDSDDDEGPENEDAWLYEDLTILLKLWMRKREKEGLLALIFEGVTAELLKDIITIFYTPLAQVYKAASIADSLGDMQAFINDMIRTVEQVEELSQEDPQRTVQTFIDLVQRHEQSFYTFVHNVHSKGKGLFDSLMSWLELFLNYARSGLPSPIDLEFILPHSQEERRKVLAEVDSVAMYHYQLKVAHEEKIRRRFRAAAADNGGVGGIGDPIDDEAELLSSVMASLNIGETTMDEAGDLADEESEEEAEDEEEEEEERELANLEEGDEEKSETSSMNLASPKQETLSPPSGGAGTGNSTADRRRSSHSSTSQSLKKVRSALKFRHGDDKKSSPTAVAGGTGEGRQSSPLAQGRHHVHGHGNGRKRKKGGIETLAAPETEAIATLRPLFVEALRPSLIVRPMK; this is translated from the exons ATGTCAGACTCCAGCAGTCCGCCAGAAATACCCTACAAAGCCTATGTGCCCCGCAGACAACGGTCCATCCGTCCAGACCGGCCTctcccacctccacctccagaagaagacgtcCCCGCCGTCAATGCCTTCGAACGCATACAAGGATAcacttctcctccttctccgccGCCCCCCGTCTCTCCCATTAAGCTTGTGGAGAAACAGCTTCCATCGCCGCCGAGCACCGCTCCATTAGAGCATGCCGACCAGCAACGCCAACGtgcgtcgtcgtcgtcgtccgCGACCGTGCCTCCACCAAATTCTGCTCCGCTCGCAGACTCGGCGAGACATAGCAAAGCCCAGACCCAAACCTCTGCGGCCCACCTGCACCCTTACCACTCCACCCTCCCCACTTCTTCCGACCCTCCTACGGTGCTCACTCCCCTTCGAGCGCATTACCTAAAAAAGACACTGGTCAGTCTTCAGGTCTCACATGAATTGGCCTTGATAACCGATCCTGTGCTGGGCGCCAACGCCCTCGGGCTCCTGGGCGATCCGTTCGTACTACCTCCGCAAGCAAGGCAGGAAGCTCTCCAGCGTGTTAGTGAAATTGCCCGTGCAGAAGGGCAAGTAGGGGATCTACCGTTCTTGAGGTTCATGTTCCATCAGTTCCTCTTaccctttccctttctcaCCGCCGCTCCCCCCACGTTTTGGTCCGCCAAAGTTCAACCGTTTTTGTCATCATTCTTGTCTACGACAGGTATATCCGCTCATGCTACTCAGACCGAGCAGGAAAGAGAGGTTGTAGAGAGTTTGATGTCAAAGGATGAGCTGAAAGAGGTccaggaaagaagaaagcttTGGGTAAAGGTCGAGAAGCATCTGGCGCTGATGTTTGGCCTTGGGATCAAGCTTACGAATGGTGAAGAGGTAGTGCGGATTGGTCAGGCAGAGCTGAAAAGATTGGAGGCTTTgcaagaggaaaggaagcgGAAATGGATGGAAAAGCATGGTGGTCGACAACCCGGTGAAGCTCATGCGACTGGATTTGAGGTGAATGTCATTGGCGTGAGGCTCGTaatggaaaaaggaagggtCAGAAATCGGAGCCATGAG GAATTCATCATCCGTACAAGCAGGCATGGTGTATCAGACGTATTCGTATCCAGACGATATGGTGATTTCAGAAGGCTCGCAGAGGAG CTGCGCCTCGCGTTCCCCGACTCTATGatccccttccctcctcccaaaGACAAATCCACTACTGCCGCGCCTCCCCCTGCCACCGCCTCCGCCACCTACGGCACATACAACCCCCTTCGCGCCATATACGGCTCTGGAGCCCAGCCTACCCCTGCCGACTCCACTTCATCCCTGCAAGATCATCCAGATTCACCCCCCACTTCGACCACCTCGGGAACACCCCTTtcgagagagaagaaccGCCTTACTCTAAGAGCGTACTTGAACAGCCTGCTCACTCTACCGTACGTGATAGAATCTCCCATATTGcgctccttcctcctctcagCACCCACGGCACTCACCCCGCCCGAGGCCGTAGACTGTCAGCGTAGGCTGGAAGCAGATGCCgtgagggaagaagggaggaggaggttcAGGTTGGaggcagagaagaggattgaGGCGCTAAGAGAAGGTCTGGCGACGTTTAAAGGCGATGTATTGAGTAAAGAGGGGGGATTGAAGAATGTGTTTGAAGTGGTGAaaagggtggagaaggtggaggatcTCCCAGAGGCTGAGGCTAGTGTCTTGGAATGGGGAAGGATATC GTTCGCCGCTACAATCTTCCAACTGTTTGTAGCTTCCGATACCGCATCAGATACTCTCGCCTCACTCAAACGGCTCCACGGCCTTATGCCATACTTTATGCTCAAAGGTATCCTCAAAATATCCAATCCAATGGCCATGATCCGCGGTGTTCTAGACCTCTTCCTTGCACGACCATTCGGAGGGCAATCGTTGATACAGCGCATGTTCTCGTCCTCGCTCTCAGAGGACCTAAGgatgttggaggaggatattGAGGTCGTGCAGGATAAGATCGATGATCCCGTGCTGTGTCAGAAAGTTGAGCAGTATGCGAAAGCGCCTTTTGAAATCCAAGAGATGTTTAGAAAAGATGCCG CATCCGAAGGCCTCGACCtactcatcatcatcctccgcTCTCCCGATGTCCCATCCCTTTCCCGTCCCCAATTCCAACGTGTCGTCAAAGCTACAAGAGCATACAGGGAGTACAAATCTTCCCTTGCCGACATGTCTGATtcggatgacgatgaaggaCCGGAGAATGAGGATGCGTGGTTGTATGAGGATTTGACGATTCTGTTAAAACtttggatgaggaaaagggagaaggaaggattgCTCGCTTTGATCTTTGAA GGAGTGACAGCGGAATTGCTCAAGGATATCATCACGATCTTCTACACCCCACTGGCACAGGTGTATAAGGCCGCAAGCATTGCCGATTCTCTTGGTGATATGCAGGCGTTTATCAATGATATGATCCGGACCGTCGAACAGGTCGAAGAGC TCTCCCAGGAAGATCCCCAGCGAACTGTCCAGACATTCATCGATCTCGTTCAGCGCCACGAACAGTCATTCTACACTTTCGTCCATAACGTGCATtccaagggcaagggaTTATTTGACTCTCTCATGTCTTGGCTCGAGCTTTTCCTCAATTACGCTCGTTCCGGTTTGCCATCCCCTATCGACCTCGAATTCATCCTCCCCCACTCGCAGGAAGAACGCCGGAAAGTGCTGGCAGAGGTGGATAGCGTGGCGATGTACCATTACCAACTCAAGGTCGCACACGAAGAAAAGATTCGACGACGGTTCCGCGCTGCTGCAGCGGATAATGGCGGAGTGGGGGGAATAGGTGATCcgattgatgatgaagccGAGTTGTTGAGCTCCGTCATGGCGAGCTTGAATATAGGCGAGACGACAATGGATGAAGCGGGTGATTTGGCGGATGAAGAatcagaggaggaagcagaagatgaagaggaagaggaagaggagcgaGAATTGGCGAatttggaggaaggagatgaagagaagagtgaAACGAGTTCGATGAACCTTGCCAGCCCAAAACAAGAGACACTTTCTCCACCGTCTGGTGGCGCTGGCACTGGTAACAGTACGGCCGATCGAAGACGGAGCTCTCATTCCTCTACTTCTCAGTCCCTGAAAAAGGTGCGGTCGGCGCTCAAGTTTAGACATGGTGACGATAAAAAATCGAGCCCAACTGCAGTTGCAGGTGGAACtggcgaaggaagacaaTCTTCACCATTGGCACAAGGGCGGCATCATGTCCATGGTCATGGGAacgggagaaagaggaagaaaggtggTATAGAAACGTTGGCAGCCCCAGAGACGGAGGCGATAGCTACTCTAAGGCCATTGTTCGTCGAAGCT CTTCGTCCCAGTCTGATAGTCCGACCTATGAAATAA
- a CDS encoding nuclear protein, protein MPAKKRCQFRVVYNIPTLNNPDNADPNAKPEMTANPPTQCPSAALRLAGDCPHCQRVFCSTHRTPEAHNCTGMQACRDAAFQANKEKLEREKTVNSKIAQT, encoded by the exons at GCCCGCCAAGAAGCGATGTCAGTTCCGTGTTGTCTACAACATCCCCACCCTCAACAACCCTGATAACGCCGACCCTAATGCCAAACCCGAAATGACTGCGAATCCTCCTACGCAATGCCCTTCGGCCGCGTTGCGACTTGCGGGAGACTGCCCCCACTGCCAAAGGGTGTTTTGCTCCACACATCGGACACCTGAAGCGCACAACTG TACTGGCATGCAAGCCTGTAGGGATGCGGCGTTCCAGGCGAACAAGGAGAAGTtagaaagggaaaagactGTCAACAGCAAGATTGCACAGACATAA
- a CDS encoding acetyltransferase encodes MSAKITRATKEDVPELLQLITELAIYEKAEHEVKATPELMVKNVFDNEYAECLIARRETEDGSKGEAIALALYFFTYSTWLAAPGLYLEDLYVKANCRNMGIGKRLFGELGQIAKDRGCKRVEWRVLKWNEPSIAFYTQCLKADDLSEWDTMRIEGDEKIQRLITDFRKP; translated from the exons ATGTCAGCCAAGATTACCAGAGCGACCAAGGAGGATGTC CCTGAGCTCCTTCAACTTATCACTGAGCTT GCTATCTACGAGAAAGCCGAACATGAAGTCAAGGCGACTCCCGAGCTT ATGGTGAAAAACGTCTTTGACAATGAGTATGCTGAGTGTCTCATTGCTCGAAGGGAGACGGAGGACGGAAGCAAGGGCGAAGCTATAGCTCTCGCTTTG TACTTCTTCACCTATTCCACTTGGCTCGCTGCTCCTGGTCTTTAC CTGGAAGACCTATACGTGAAGGCTAATTGTCGTAACATGGGGATTGGCAAGCGTCTGTTTGGCGAGCTGGGGCAAATAGCTAAAGACAGGGGCTGCAAACGGGTGGAATGGAGAGTTCTCAAG TGGAACGAGCCATCAATCGCATTCTATACTCAGTGTCTCAAGGCCGACGACCTTTCAGAGTGGGATACAATGCGTAttgagggagatgagaagatcCAAAGGCTCATCACTGACTTCAGGAAGCCTTAA
- a CDS encoding sarcosine oxidase, which yields MGQSSTIAASQPGALASTDSKIVIIGGGGTMGSSTALHLSRRGFTDIRIMDVYPIPSNNSAGNDLNKIAGDDQVGTYEGVADTLWDAWNTDPVFKPFVHLVGKLELTVDEAETKFLKAKVDRMRARGRTDVEWLDNEEDVRRRAPHLKNADIKGWRGLWCGRGGWVAARDALDSVGRELEQFGVKTSFGASGTFDSLILMEDGKTVKGVKAKDGSEYEADLVVLAAGAWSPALIDLEGQCISKCWVYAHLQLTPEEAATLKGIPTVYNSKYGFFFEPRPDNHLIKLCNEFPGYTNYQEWTPFGATTPQRISVPRSHADNPTDTIPTEALDEIQRLVKMCLPQFANKPLINQSMCWCTDTDDANWLLCEHPKWRGLVLATGDSGHTFKMLPVVGSQVADLIEGKMSEQRKYAWRWRPGVGDPNGTGRPGPLPKDLSEVDGWRHD from the exons ATGGGTCAATCATCAACTATTGCTGCTTCTCAGCCAGGAGCCCTCGCGTCTACAGACTCTAAAATTGTCATCATTGGTGGAGGCGGGACGATGGGTTCCTCGACggctctccatctctctcggAGAGGGTTTACGGATATCAGGATCATGGATGTTTATCCTATACCTTCCAATAATTCTGCAGGAAATGATTTGAATAAG ATTGCTGGCGATGATCAGGTTGGGACCTACGAGGGTGTCGCCGATACCCTGTGGGATGCTTGGAATACCGATCCTGTCTTTAAGCCCTTTGTCCATCTTGTTGGCAAG TTGGAACTTACAGTCGATGAGGCTGAAACAAAGTTCTTGAAGGCTAAAGTGGACAGGATGCGCGCTCGGGGACGCACCGATGTAGAGTGGCTGGAcaacgaagaggatgttCGCAGACGGGCTCCCCATTTGAAGAACGCCGACATCAAA GGCTGGCGAGGGCTCTGGTGCGGTAGGGGAGGGTGGGTTGCTGCTCGTGATGCCCTCGATTCTGTGGGCCGTGAGCTGGAGCAATTTGGTGTCAAGACTTCATTTGGTGCATCTGGAACTTTTGATTCATTGATTCTCATGGAAGATGGCAAGACAGTAAAGGGTGTCAAGGCCAAGGATGGGTCCGAATATGAAGCGGATCTCGTCGTTCTTGCTGCTGGAGCTTGGTCACCTGCTTTGATAGACCTTGAAGGGCAGTGCATTTCCAAG TGTTGGGTATATGCCCATCTTCAGCTCACTCCAGAGGAAGCTGCTACTTTGAAGGGGATCCCTACCGTTTACAACAGCAAATATGGGTTTTTCTTTGAGCCTCGACCCGACAATCATCTCATTAAACTCTGCAATGAATTTCCAGGCTACACCAATTATCAAGAATGGACCCCTTTTGGAGCTACTACGCCACAACGAATATCTGTCCCTCGTTCACACGCTGATAACCCAACCGACACCATCCCTACAGAAGCGCTCGATGAGATCCAGCGCCTTGTCAAAATGTGCCTACCGCAGTTTGCCAATAAGCCTCTGATCAATCAATCCATGTGCTGGTGTACCGATACAGACGATGCGAATTGGCTGCTATGCGAGCATCCCAAGTGGAGAGGTTTGGTGTTGGCTACGGGAGATAGTGGGCACACCTTTAAAATGCTGCCTGTGGTTGGCAGCCAAGTTGCCGACCTCATCGAAGGCAAA ATGTCCGAGCAGAGAAAGTATGCCTGGAGGTGGAGACCTGGAGTAGGCGATCCTAACGGTACTGGAAGACCTGGTCCTTTACCCAAAGATCTCTCAGAGGTGGACGGTTGGCGTCATGACTAG
- a CDS encoding nuclear mRNA splicing protein, which translates to MSERKVLNKYFPPDFDPSKIKRRKMPKDPQQVIRLMAPFSMRCNRCGEYIYKGKKFNARKETAVGEEYYGIKVFRFYIKCPMCSSEITFKTDPKNADYTCEQGATRNFENWIENDPTGKAGAMPDAAADDDYDSEGNLKEEAQERDAMADLERSQEQSKREMEMMDELADLRQRNARVELNKTDQDPESLLAALHAEKISAEEEARQKAEQEEDDALVRQYFAKIAGPAGSDTQKAEKIRTLDGEAEGTEEESTAPSQLTIKRRPVPGTGKAGEPSVQSLLAAKGKVLETAGANGVGAPPQVKRKREGMQKLLGIKKKAKA; encoded by the exons ATGTCTGAGCGAAAGGTTTTGAAC AAATA CTTCCCCCCGGATTTTGATCCGTCCAAGATCAAACGGCGCAAGATGCCGAAGGACCCTCAGCAGGTCATTCGACTGATGGCGCCGTTTTCCATGAGATGTAACAGATGCGGAGAGTACATCT ATAAAGGGAAGAAATTCAACGCGAGGAAGGAAACTGCTGTCGGAGAGGAATACTACGGTATAAAGGTGTTTAGGTTTTACATT AAATGCCCAATGTGTTCCTCTGAAATCACGTTCAAGACAGATCCCAAAAATGCCGACTATACTTGCGAGCAGGGTGCTACCCGTAACTTTGAAAATTGGATTGAAAATGACCCCACCGGGAAAGCAGGTGCTATGCCGGATGCGGCAGCGGATGACGATTATGATTCGGAGGGAAatttgaaggaagaagctcagGAAAGAGATGCTATGGCCGATCTAGAGAGAAGTCAAGAGCAGAGTAAAAGGGAAATGGAAATGATGGACGAGCTGGCCGATCTCCG ACAGCGAAACGCTCGTGTTGAGTTGAACAAGACCGACCAAGATCCCGAATCGCTTCTTGCCGCCCTTCACGCGGAAAAGATTTCcgcagaggaagaggctcGACAGAAGGccgagcaagaagaagatgacgcTCTTGTCCGACAGTACTTTGCAAAGATCGCGGGTCCTGCCGGATCTGACACTCAAAAAGCTGAAAAGATCAGAACCCTTGACGGAGAGGCGGAAGGcacggaggaagagagcaCGGCCCCGTCCCAATTGACCATCAAGCGACGACCGGTACCCGGCACCGGAAAGGCTGGAGAGCCGAGTGTACAGAGTCTTTTGGCGGCCAAGGGGAAGGTTTTGGAAACTGCTGGCGCGAACGGTGTCGGGGCGCCGCCGCAGgtcaagaggaagagagaagggatgCAAAAGTTGTTAGggataaagaaaaaggctAAGGCTTAG